The uncultured Eubacteriales bacterium region GCCCTATATGATTTTGATTGCGCTTCTGGTCACACTGCCCCGGCAGAAAAACCGAGAGCGAAATATGGACGGCACGTTCACCAGACGCCCGGCCAAAGCTCCTTAAACAAATTACGCCAGTCTGCGTCAGAGACACTTCGGTTTATCCCCCCTTATGCCTTGCAGCGCAGCGGAAAGGTATGATAATCATTATGAAAGAAGTCTATATTGTCAGCTGCTGCCGTACCGCGATCGGCAGCTTTGGCGGCATGCTGAAGGACGTTCCCGCTGTCGAGCTGGGTGCCATTACCGTGAAAGAGGCGCTCAAGCGCGGCAATGTGAACCCGGAAAATGTGGACGAGGTCATGTATGGCGGCGTGCTCACCGCTGGCCTGGGCCAAAATATAGCCCGGCAAGTGGGCCTGAAGGCCGGAATCCCTATGGCAACTCCCGCCTACACGATCAATATGGTGTGCGGTTCCGGCATGAAAAGTGTCATTGAGGCCGCCCGCAGCATCGTGGCTGACGACGCCGACATCATAGTAGCCGGGGGCACCGAGAACATGTCAATGTCCCCCTACGTCCTTCCCGACGAGCGCTGGGGCGGACGCATGGGCGATAAAAAAGTTATAGACACCATGATTCGCGACGGCCTTTGGGACGCCTGCAATGACTACCATATGGGCACCACCGCCGAGAACATCTGCGATCTGTGGGGCATCACACGCCAGGAGATGGATGCGTTCTCCGTCCGCTCTCAGGAGCGCGCGGTAGCCGCCCGCGACTCTGGCCGGTTCGACGACGAGATCGTCCCTGTCCCCGTCAAGGTGAAGAAACAGGTGGTGGAGTTCGCCCGGGACGAGTATCCCAAGGACGGCACCACCCTGGAGAGCATCTCCAAGCTCCGCGGCGCTTTCCCTGTTGGTCCCGAGTCCCCCAACCCTCAGGTCGTCCAGACCTTTGACGTCACCTCCCCCAAGGTCGAAACCCCCGATATGGGGCAGCAGCGCGTGACCGCCGCCAGCGCCTCCGGCCTGAACGACGGCGCGGCCGCCATCATCGTCGCCTCCGGAGAAGCGGTGAAGAAATATGGTCTTAAGCCCATGGCAAAGCTCGTGTCCTGGGGCCAGGGCGGCGTTGACCCCAAGATCATGGGCATCGGCCCTGTGCCTGCCTCCCGCAGGGCGCTGGAGAAGGCCGGACTGACCGTCAACGACATGGACCTGGTTGAGGCGAACGAAGCCTTTGCCGCCCAGTCCATCGCTGTGGCCCGTGAGATGAACTTCGACATGGAGAAAGTCAACGTGAATGGCGGCGCCATCGCCCTGGGCCATCCCATCGGCTGCTCCGGCGCCCGTGTCATCGTCACTTTGCTCCACGAGCTGAAGAAGCATGACGACGCCAAGCGAGGCCTGGCGACCCTGTGCATCGGCGGCGGAATGGGTGTTGCCACCATCTTTGAAAAGTGCTAGCTGTTTTGTGACAGACAACCTTCAGGCGGGTCGGGCTGTCGCCTGGCCCGCCTGAAAATCAAGCTGTTTTGGAGGAATTCCCATTGGCTAAGTTGATCTCCCTAAAAGAGGCCGTAGACCTGATCCCCGATGGGGCCACGATCATGTGCGGCGGTTTCATGGGCTGCGGCACCGCCCACAAGGTGGTCGATGCCCTTTCTAAGTCCGGCAAAAGCAATTTTACTCTCATCTGCAACGACGGTTCTTTCCCCGGCGGTCCGCTGGGTGAGGACTATTATGGCGTCGCCAAGCTCATCCATAACGGTCAGGTGAATCATCTGATCGCCACCCACGTGGGCCTTAACCCGGAGGTCGCCGAGCGTATGAACGACGGCTCCATGAAAGTCGACCTCATCCCCCAGGGATCCCTGGCCGAGATGATACGGGCCGGCAGCGCGGGCCTGGGCGGCGTGCTGACGCCCACCGGCGTCGGCACCATCGTAGAGGACAACAAGGACTTTGTGCTGGGCAAGGTCGCCGTGGACGGCAAGGATTATCTGCACATGCGCCCTGTGAGAGCAGATATAGCCATCATCTCCGGCTACAGGGTAGATAAGAGCGGCAATGTCTGGTACAAGGGCACCACCCGCAACTTCAATCTGCTCATGGCCACCGCCGCCGATCTCGTGATCGTCGAGGCCGACCATGTGGTTGAGCTGGGCGAGATCGAGCCCGAGAACGTACATACCTACGGGATTCTCGTGGACTACATTGTGGATGGGGGGAACGCGTAATGGAGAACGTCAAAACCTTTATTGCCGCTCGTGTAGCCAAGGAGCTGAAGGACGGTGATGTCGTGAACCTGGGGATCGGGCTACCCACCTTGGTTCCCAACTATCTGCCCGAGGGCGTCCGTGTGACCCTTCAGTCTGAGAACGGCATCGTGGGTACGGGTGCGCTCACCGATGAGAACCGCGACCCCGTCTATGTCACCGATGCCGGCGGAAACCCTGCTGCCATCTCCCTGGGCGGGGCTTTTATCGACTCCTGCTCCTCCTTCGGCCTGATCCGCGGCGGACATGTGGACGCTACCATCCTGGGCGGCCTTGAGGTCGACGAGGAGGGCTCTCTTTCAAACTGGATCATCCCCGGCAAGAAGGTGCCCGGCATGGGCGGAGCCATGGACTTGCTGGTGGGCGCGAAGAACGTCATCGTGGCCATGGAGCACACTGCCAAGGGCGCGCCCAAAATCCTCAAGAAGTGCCGTCTGCCCTATACCGCGGTGAAGTGCGTCACCAAGATCATCACCGAGATGGGTGTGATTGAGGTCACCGATAAGGGCCTGCTGCTCACCGAGTACAACCCCGAGTTCACCGTGGAGCAAATCCAGGCCGCCACCGAGGCTCCCCTGATCATCAGCCCCGACCTGAAAGAGATGGCCTAAGCCTCTCTGCAGAAGGGAGACAAGGCCCCTGAGACGTTATTTCCAAACGTCTCAGGGGCCTTGGTTTATCGAGACACTGACTGTTCTTTTTCTGAAAAGGGGGTATTTTTTATTTGTTTTTTTCCATAATCTTTGTTATACTAATTACAAATACAAGGATTATACAAAGGATATACTTTTTACTAAATAACGAAGGAACTTGGTTGATCATGAAAAAGGACGCAGCATTGAGCAAGCAGAACCAGATCTACGAGCAATTGAAAGAGGACATTGTGACCGGCAAATACAGCGGAGGGTCCTTCCTGCAGGAAAACGACCTGTGCGCTGCCTTCGACGTGAGCCGCACCCCTGTGCGGGAGGCCCTGATTCGTCTCTCCCATGACCAGTACATTGAGCTCATCCCCAACCGGGGTGCCTTTATCCCCCAGATGACCATCAGCGACATTAAGGAGCTCTATGAGCTGCGGGTAGCCAACGACGGGATGGCCGCCTTTCTCTTCGCCAGGAGGGCGACGCCTGAGATCGTCGCGGATATGGAGCAATCGGTGGCTCGGGAGGCAGTCTTTCTTCAGGAGGGCAATTTTGTCAAGGTCCATGAGGAGGAGCTTTACTTCCACTCGCTGTATATCAACAACTGCGGAAACAAGCGCCTCATCAACATCATCAACATGGTTGGTAATCAGACGGTACGCGTCATGAGAATTTCTGCAGAGGCGCAATTCAGGGATACGCTGGAGGTGAGTCTGAAGCGCCACGGGGAGTTGACCGAGGCATTCAGAGCGCATGACCAGGAGAAAGCCAGGGCGCTGATGGAGTCCCACTGGGAGTACAGCAAAGAGGGCTATATCCGGCACTATATTGAGGGCACCCTCTCCAACAGGCTATGATTTAACTGCCGCTGTGGGGTTTCCTGCGCACCCGTTGACAAATAAAAGATTGACTACACCCGCAAGCTTGTGTATAATATGAACATAATTGAAAGTGCAGACTATGCCGGGTGTAGCAAGTTTGCCATATCTCTTTTCCCTTGAGGAAGAGGATTTGACTTCAGACGCGAAGGAAGCGTCTTGAAGCGCTGTATAGCGTTTCAAGACGCTTTTTTTGTTTGGAAAGAGGGTGGCGTCAGTAAAACTGCGTAAAATAGGAGCGGCCATAAGCAGGTAAAAGATATTTGAAACATGAAATTGGAGGTAAAAGGTATGGCGGCAACAGCACAGGCGCTCGGGATGATCGAAACGAAAGGTCTGGTGGGCGCCATTGAGGCGGCGGACGCGATGGTAAAGGCCGCGAATGTTACTCTGATGGGGAAAGAGCATGTGGGCGGCGGCCTCGTGACTGTCATGGTCCGGGGCGACGTGGGGGCCGTCAAGGCCGCTACCGACGCCGGGGCGGCGGCCGCCGAGCGCGTGGGTGAGCTCATCTCCGTCCACGTCATCCCCCGGCCCCACGACGAGGTGGAAGCTATCCTGCCCGGCAGGCAGTCTTAACAAAAAGGGGGCGGCGATATGGGACTCAGCGAGTCTTTGATTCGGGAAATCGTGGAGCGGACGCTGCGGGAGATGGGCACTGAAAAAATGGAGAAGCAGGTGGACCCCAGCGGCATTATGAGCATTAAGCTGAGCACAGTGAAGTGCGAGCCCTTTGCCGGGGCCAAGGGCGTCGGACTCAAGGACGCGACGACGCTGGAGGAGGCGCCGCGCATGGGCGCGGGCGTTATGGAGCTGGACCATGGGGTGCTGGAGTGGACGCTGACCTACGACGAGTATGACTACGTCATCGAGGGCACGCTGCAGATCGAGATAGACGGCCGCATGATTGAGGGAAGGGCCGGTGACATCATCTATATCCCCCGCAACAGCCATATTCTATTTAAGACGCCTGACTTCACCCGCTACGCATATTTTGTGTATCCTGCAAACTGGTCGGAGCTGATCTGACACAAGAGGGTATTTGGTTATCTCATTGCTTTTCCGTGCCGGTTTTGTTACACTTCTGGTGACGCCATGGCGCACGATTTGTTGAAAATGGAGGGGTACGGGTGAGCACAGGTGAACGGAGGGTGACAACACTCTTTCTCGCAGACGATGATGAGAATGTGCGCCGCACGCTGAGGGAGTTTTTCACGGGGTACCCAAGCTACAAAATCGTCGGAGAGGTGTATGACGGTGCCGCGGCGGTGGAGGCGTGCAGGAGGCTGAAGCCGGACGTGGCGCTTCTGGATATCCGGATGCCTGTGCTGGATGGGCTCGGCGCGGCTCGGCTCCTCCTTGGCGAGGACCTGGTCAGATGCGTGGTCATGCTCACCGCGTTCAGCGACCAGGTATATATTCAAAACGCACTGGACGCCGGAGCCTTCGGATACCTGACCAAGCCCTTTGATCCGGAAAAGATACTGCCCACCCTGGAGCTTTGCATCCATCAGAGCAGGGAATACCACCTTTTGAAAAAGGAGCACCAGAATCTCAGCCGCCGGCTGGGGGAGCGTGACGCCGTGGACCGGGCCAAGCTGGTTCTGATGGAGACGAAGGGAATGGGCGAGGACGAGGCATACCAGTACATAAGAGAGCTCAGTAAGCGTATGTGCATGTCTATGGCGACGGTCTCCAAATACTTGCTCGCTAAGGCGGAGGAAGTCCATGAATAGCGCCACGCGGCTGCTGTGCCAGAAGTATACCGAGCTTACTGACGAAGAGATTTCCCACATCGAGCAGTACAACGACGTCCTCCCGGCGCTGGCAAATGCAGAAAAGGCGGACGTATTCATAGACTGCCGGACCGCCACGGGGCGCTCGGCTATCGTAGTCTGTGAGGCTAAGCCCCAGACGGTCCCATCCAACTATTCCGGCACGATTTCAGGGATGCTGATCCAGTGGAAGGACGAGCCTGCGGTGGACCGCTCTTTCCGCCTGGGCGTGGCAACCGTGGGAGTTCGCGCGGTCTCCATGCCGGAGGATCGGCGCATCGTACAGACGGTGGAGCCCATTGTTTTTAACGAAAAGCTGATTGGCGTCCTCATCTATGAAAAACCCGCCATGGCCGTGGAGGATATCGTGCTCCCGCAGGAGGATGAGAACCACGGCGCGGAGGATCTGGACTGGGCGGGCGTATCGGAGCACCTGGGAGACGCGGTGGTATTTTTGGACGAGGCGGGTCTGGTGTGCGGCTATAACCGCGCGGCCAGGGAACTCTATCGGAGCATGGGCTATATCGGAGACATCATGGGTATGGCCGCGACCAATATTCAGCCTGCCGCGCTGGCGGAAAGTGACGACCAAGTCCATGAGGCCTTTATGGTCAACAGAGCGCTGCAGTATCGGAAAGTCCCTGTTGTCCATGGAAAGGCGCAGGTCGCGCTGATGATCCGGGATGTGACGGAGCGGCGCAGGGTAGAGCAGGAGATGTCCTTTCAAAAGATGGCGCTGCGGGAGCTGCGCCACAGGATCAGAAACAGTCTCCAGATGATTGCCGGCATAACACGCAGCAGGAGCTTTGAGGTCAGCGACCTCGGCGCGGCGCAGACGGCCCTCCTGGATATGGCGAACCGGGTCCTCTCCATTACCGCGACACTGGATGGAATCGTTCAGGTCTCCCCGGAGAAAGTATCACTCCTCCAGGTGCTGGAGCAGATACGCAGGTACACGCTGCAGACGCTTCTGACGCCGGCGAGGGGTATCGCCATCCAGATACAGGGCGAGGACGTGGAGGTCTCGGCGGACTGCGCCACCTCGGTGGCCCTGGTGGTCAACGAGCTGGTGCAAAACGCGCTGAAGTACGCCTTTCCGGCGGGAGAGGCGGGCGTCATCCGCATTGAGATGCAAAACAACCGACCATTCTGCAAGGTCACGATTTCGGACACCGGCGTGGGGTTCCTCCCGGACGCCATCCGGCCCGGGAGTATGGGGCTGGAGCTGGCTGCCTCTATTGTGCGGGAGAAGCTGACAGGTGAGTGGAATATTGAGACCGGTGTATCCGGCACAAAGATTTCCTTTGACTTTTTAGAAAAATAAAATGGCGACGACCTGTAGTAAGGCGTAGCCGAATAAAGCAGAGGCGACGCAGCCCAGGGACGGTGCTTATGGCACCTGTCCTTGGGCTGCTTTGCTTATATAGGGTGAAAATGTTCGAGCAAGCATGCTGAGAGGCGTGGGCACGCATGCCTCAATCCAAAAAGAGAGGTGCAGCAGAAAATGAAGCTAAAGACGACCCTGAATGGTAAGACCTTTAAATTCCGTGACATCAAGGATGTGCTTGCCAAAGCCAACGAGCCCAAATCCGGTGACCGTTACCAAGGCATTGCCGCCGAGACGGCGACCGAGCGGGTAGCCGCCAAGATCGTTCTGTCCGAGTTCACGGTGGGCGACCTGACGGAAAACCCCACAATTCCCTACGAAAAGGACGAGGTCACCCGGGTCAACATCGACGGCCTGAACCGCCCCATGTACGAGCGGTTTAAGAACAAGACCATCAGCGAGCTGCGGGAGTGGATCCTGGATCACCAGACCACCACCGAAGAGCTCTGCCGCTCCGGCCGGGCCTTTACAGGCGAGGTGGTGGCCGCCGTAGCCAAGCTCATGTCCACGATGGACCTGGTCTACGGCGCCAGCAAAATTGTCCGGCCCACGAAGTGCATCACTGAGATCGGGCTGCCCGGCACGCTCTCCTACCGCTGCCAGGCCAACAGTCCCACCGACGATGTGCTGGGCATCCTGATCGGCGTTATGGAGGGGCTGACCTATGGCTGCGGCGACGCCTGCCTGGGCATCAACCCCGTGACCGACGACGCCGAGACCACAAAGCGCATCGCGGACGGACTGTGGAATTTGGTGATAAAGAACGCCATCCCCACGCAGATCACCGTGCTGTCCCACATCACGACCCAGATGGAGGCCGCCCGCCGGGGCGCGCCGCTGTCCATGTTCTTCCAGTCCATCGCCGGCACGCAGGCCGCCAACGACAACTTCGGCGTCAACCGCGCGCTGCTGGAGGAGGCCTACGCCCTTGCCAGGGAGAAGTGCACCGGCTTGGGGCCCAATCTTCTCTATTTCGAGACCGGGCAGGGCTCCGAGGTCTCTATCGATGCCGACGAGGGCGTGGACGAGATGACCCTGGAGGCCAGGACCTATGGCTTTGGTCGGTTCTTCAACCCCTTTATGGTCAACAATGTCTCCGGCTTTATCGGCCCTGAGACACTCTACGACGGCAAAGAGATGATCCGCGCCAATTTGGAAGACCATTTTATGGGCAAGCTCATCGGCCTCCCCATGGGTATGGCCCCCTGCTACACCAACCATACCTCCATCACCCAGGACGACCAGGAGATGGCAACGGCCCTGCTGGCGATGGCGGGCGCCAACTACTACATGGGCGTTCCCGCGGGCGACGACGTGATGCTCTCTTATCAGGACACCAGCTTCCACGACGACGCCACACTCAGGGAACTCACACACCGCCTGCCCGCGCCCGAGTTCCATAAATGGATGATCAAGATGGGCCTGATGGATGAAAGGGGCATCTTGACCAGACGGGCCGGTGACGCGTCCATTTTTTTGAAATAAGAAGGAGGGAAAGGCCATGAACGAAACTCAACTGAAGGAACTCATCATGAAGACGATATCGGAGGTAGTATCCGAAAACGGCGGTCTCCCCGCCGAGGACGCGGTCTGCCCCAAACCATCCGCCGTGCCCGCCTCCCAAGTATCCGACGGCGAGGTCCCAGACCTCTCCGCCGTTGATTTCAGCCAGATCATCGATGTGCCGGAGCCCGCCAATCTGGAGGAATTCCGGCGCATGCGCGCAAGGACCGTCGCCCGGATCGGGGTCGGGCGCGCCGGTCCCCGGTACCGCACCAACACCTTCCTCCGTTTCCGGGCCGACCATGCGGCGGCCATGGACGCGGTGTTCACCGATGTGCCCGAGTCCCTGCTGGAAGAGGTGGGGGTGTTCTCGGTGGAGACCCTATGCGATTCCAAGGATATGTACCTGACCCGCCCCGACCTTGGGAGACGATTTTCCAAGGAGACCGTCGCTGAGATCAAAAAGCGCTGCAAGCTGGGCCCCGACGTGCAGATCGTGGTGTCCGACGGCCTCTCCAGCTCCTCCGTAACAGCCAACATCCGGGACATCTTGCCTGCTATTATGCAGGGCCTCAAGGCGGCGGGCGTTGAAGCGGGAACCCCCTTCTTCATCAAGCACGGGCGGGTGGGCGCCATGGACGCGGTCACCGAGGCTGTGGGCTCCAAGGTCACTGTTATCCTGCTGGGAGAGCGGCCGGGGCTTGTCTCCAGCGAATCTATGAGCGCCTACATGACGTATGGCGGCTATGTGGGAATTCCCGAAGCCAGCAGGACGGTGGTATCCAACATCCACCGGGGCGGCACCAACGCCGCGGAGGCCGGCGCCTTTATCGCTGAGCTGTGCGTTCGTATGCTGAAAGAAAAAGCGTCCGGCCTGGGCCTGAAGGTCTGAGAACCCGCCGCCTTGGCGGAAAAAAGGAGGAAGTGTTATGAAGGTTTTAAGCGAAGCAGTGGTAGGCGGCGTGATTGCCGGGAAATACGGGATGCGGGGCCCTGTCAACGCCTATGGCGTTCCGAGCCTCTCCTTTCCCCTCACCATTGAGGATACCCCCGAGGGCACGGCCTCTTTCGCGCTGGTGCTGGAGGACAAGGATGACTTCCCCTCCAACGGCGGTTTCTCCTGGATCCATTGGACGGCGGCCAACCTACGGCGGCCCTGCCTGGAGGAGGGGGAGAGCGAGGCGGCGGCCGACTTTGTGCAGGGGGTGAACAGCTGGATCAGTCCCCAGGGCGGGAACCTTCCAAGAGAAGTCTGCAGCTTCTACGGCGGCCCTGCCCCGTCGGACGGGGATCATCTCTACGAGCTGCATGTCTACGCGCTGGACACCCTGCTGGATCTGGAAAATGGCTTTAATTACAACGTGCTCTATCGGAAAATGGACGGGCATATTCTGGACGAGTTCACGCTGAGAGCACTCTACTTATTTAAGGAGGACTGAGCATGTTTACTGTTGACAGCTATATCCCCACCCGCGTCGTATTTGGCGCCGGGAGGCTGGATGAGCTGGCCACCCTGCCGCTGCCCGGCAAAAAGGCGCTCATATGCACCACGCCCGCTCGGCGCCCCGCCGCCGCTGCCCTGGTGGAACGGGTGCGCGCCCTGGTGGAGCGAAACGGCGCCTCCTCCGTCATATTCGACCACATCGCTCCCAACCCGACCAAGCGGTCTGTGGAGGAGGGTACCGCGCTGGCGCTCCGGGAGGGCTGCGATTTTCTCCTGGGTCTGGGCGGAGGAAGCAGCATCGACTGCGCCAAGGCCATTGCCGTCATGCTGCGCAGTCCGGGGAGCCTGTGGGACTACGCCTATACCGGGACCGGCGGCAAAAAAACGCCGGAGGCCGCCGCGCCGCTGGTGACGGTCACCACCACCTGCGGGACCGGCACCGAGTGCGACCCCTACTGCGTCATTACCAACGAGGAAACGGGGGAGAAGCTGGACTTTGCCTCAGACGCGCTCTTCCCGGTATTCTCCATCATCGACCCCGAGCTGCTGCTCTCCCTGCCCCGGGACCTGAGTATCTACCAGGGCTTTGACGGCCTGTTCCACGCGGCGGAGTGTTATGTCTGCAACGGACACGCGAACCGGATGGTGGATCTATATGCGCTGGAATCGGTACGAATCATCGCCCGCAGCCTGCCCGCCGTGCTCCGCAGCCCAGACGACCTGGAGGAGCGCGCCGAGCTCGCCTTTGCCTGCGATATCCTCAGCGGCTACACACAGGCGCTGACCAGCGTGACCTCCCACCACATACTGGGGCAGACACTGGGCGGTCTCTTCCCGGAGATGCCCCACGGGGCCACCCTCATCACGGTGGCGGAGGCCTATTACAGCAAGGTCTGCGCGCTCCTGCCCGGCGTATTCGACGAGCTGGGTGAGGCCATGGGCGTGCCGCGGGAAAGCGGCCGGCCGGGGTTTGCCTTTGTGGCGGCGCTGCAAAAGCTAATGGATGACTCGGGCTGCCGGACGCTCTGCCTGAAGAACTTTGGCATTTCCCGCGGGGATTTTCGCCGCATCGTGGACATGACGGTGGACCAGGTGGGGATTTCCCTGGACCGGTATACCCTGACGAAGGAGGATATGACCTCCATCCTGGCCGACTCCCTGTCCAAGTGACAGGACAGTATCGAGTATTACTATAGGGAGGAAACGCTACCATGAAAAAAGATCCTGTGAGAGCCAGTGTCCTGGCAGCCAGGCTCATTCCCAACGTGGCCGCCGATATGGCGCGGGAGCTGGGTCTGCTGCCCGGCGAGAAATCGCTGGCCCTCATCACCTCCGACTGCGACGACGTGACCTACACCGCTCTGGACGAGGCCACCAAAAAGGCCGACTGCCGCGTGGCCTACGCCAAGAGTTTCTACGCGGGCGCGGCCAACGCCAACACCAAGCTGGCCGGCGAGATCATCGGCATTTTGGCGGCCCCTAACCCCGCCGAGGCGAAGGCAGGTCTGGCCGCCTGTATGGATATGATCGAAAACGTGTGCCACTTTGTCTCCGCCAACGAGGACGACACCATCGTCTACTATGCCCAATGCATCTCCCGCACCGGCTCCTACCTGTCTGCCGGCGCGGGCATCGAGGAGGGCGAGGCCCTGGCCTACCTCATCGCTCCCCCTCTGGAGGCCATGTACGGCGTCGATGCCGCTCTGAAGGCCGCCGACGTGCGCCTGTGCGTGCTGTACGCCCCTCCCTCCGAGACCAACTTCGGCGGTGCGCTGCTCACCGGCAGCCAGTCCGCCTGCCAGTCCGCCTGCGACGCCTTTGCCGCCGCCGTTGAGTCGGTCGCCGACCAGCCGAAAACCTGACGGTCCGGGAAAACGGCTGACCGACACAGGAAAACTGCGGGAGCTGATGCGCCGCTTAGACCACAAAAACCCCACAGGATAACATCCTGTGGGGTTTTTAATTCGCTCAGCCTATTTACAAATTATCTCTACGTCATCGAGATAGTATTCGGTAAAACCTTCAAACCCGGAGTCCGTACCGATCAAC contains the following coding sequences:
- the atoB gene encoding acetyl-CoA acetyltransferase (Evidence 2a : Function of homologous gene experimentally demonstrated in an other organism; Product type c : carrier), with protein sequence MIIIMKEVYIVSCCRTAIGSFGGMLKDVPAVELGAITVKEALKRGNVNPENVDEVMYGGVLTAGLGQNIARQVGLKAGIPMATPAYTINMVCGSGMKSVIEAARSIVADDADIIVAGGTENMSMSPYVLPDERWGGRMGDKKVIDTMIRDGLWDACNDYHMGTTAENICDLWGITRQEMDAFSVRSQERAVAARDSGRFDDEIVPVPVKVKKQVVEFARDEYPKDGTTLESISKLRGAFPVGPESPNPQVVQTFDVTSPKVETPDMGQQRVTAASASGLNDGAAAIIVASGEAVKKYGLKPMAKLVSWGQGGVDPKIMGIGPVPASRRALEKAGLTVNDMDLVEANEAFAAQSIAVAREMNFDMEKVNVNGGAIALGHPIGCSGARVIVTLLHELKKHDDAKRGLATLCIGGGMGVATIFEKC
- the atoD gene encoding acetyl-CoA:acetoacetyl-CoA transferase, alpha subunit (Evidence 2a : Function of homologous gene experimentally demonstrated in an other organism; Product type c : carrier), with the protein product MAKLISLKEAVDLIPDGATIMCGGFMGCGTAHKVVDALSKSGKSNFTLICNDGSFPGGPLGEDYYGVAKLIHNGQVNHLIATHVGLNPEVAERMNDGSMKVDLIPQGSLAEMIRAGSAGLGGVLTPTGVGTIVEDNKDFVLGKVAVDGKDYLHMRPVRADIAIISGYRVDKSGNVWYKGTTRNFNLLMATAADLVIVEADHVVELGEIEPENVHTYGILVDYIVDGGNA
- the atoA gene encoding acetyl-CoA:acetoacetyl-CoA transferase, beta subunit (Evidence 2a : Function of homologous gene experimentally demonstrated in an other organism; Product type c : carrier) — its product is MENVKTFIAARVAKELKDGDVVNLGIGLPTLVPNYLPEGVRVTLQSENGIVGTGALTDENRDPVYVTDAGGNPAAISLGGAFIDSCSSFGLIRGGHVDATILGGLEVDEEGSLSNWIIPGKKVPGMGGAMDLLVGAKNVIVAMEHTAKGAPKILKKCRLPYTAVKCVTKIITEMGVIEVTDKGLLLTEYNPEFTVEQIQAATEAPLIISPDLKEMA
- a CDS encoding putative Transcriptional regulator, gntr family protein (Evidence 3 : Function proposed based on presence of conserved amino acid motif, structural feature or limited homology) — protein: MIMKKDAALSKQNQIYEQLKEDIVTGKYSGGSFLQENDLCAAFDVSRTPVREALIRLSHDQYIELIPNRGAFIPQMTISDIKELYELRVANDGMAAFLFARRATPEIVADMEQSVAREAVFLQEGNFVKVHEEELYFHSLYINNCGNKRLINIINMVGNQTVRVMRISAEAQFRDTLEVSLKRHGELTEAFRAHDQEKARALMESHWEYSKEGYIRHYIEGTLSNRL
- the cchA gene encoding putative carboxysome-like ethanolaminosome structural protein, ethanolamine utilization protein (Evidence 3 : Function proposed based on presence of conserved amino acid motif, structural feature or limited homology; PubMedId : 10464203, 16291677; Product type ps : putative structure), which codes for MAATAQALGMIETKGLVGAIEAADAMVKAANVTLMGKEHVGGGLVTVMVRGDVGAVKAATDAGAAAAERVGELISVHVIPRPHDEVEAILPGRQS
- a CDS encoding Ethanolamine utilization protein EutQ, which translates into the protein MGLSESLIREIVERTLREMGTEKMEKQVDPSGIMSIKLSTVKCEPFAGAKGVGLKDATTLEEAPRMGAGVMELDHGVLEWTLTYDEYDYVIEGTLQIEIDGRMIEGRAGDIIYIPRNSHILFKTPDFTRYAYFVYPANWSELI
- a CDS encoding Response regulator receiver domain protein — encoded protein: MSTGERRVTTLFLADDDENVRRTLREFFTGYPSYKIVGEVYDGAAAVEACRRLKPDVALLDIRMPVLDGLGAARLLLGEDLVRCVVMLTAFSDQVYIQNALDAGAFGYLTKPFDPEKILPTLELCIHQSREYHLLKKEHQNLSRRLGERDAVDRAKLVLMETKGMGEDEAYQYIRELSKRMCMSMATVSKYLLAKAEEVHE
- a CDS encoding ATPase/histidine kinase/DNA gyrase B/HSP90 domain protein, with translation MNSATRLLCQKYTELTDEEISHIEQYNDVLPALANAEKADVFIDCRTATGRSAIVVCEAKPQTVPSNYSGTISGMLIQWKDEPAVDRSFRLGVATVGVRAVSMPEDRRIVQTVEPIVFNEKLIGVLIYEKPAMAVEDIVLPQEDENHGAEDLDWAGVSEHLGDAVVFLDEAGLVCGYNRAARELYRSMGYIGDIMGMAATNIQPAALAESDDQVHEAFMVNRALQYRKVPVVHGKAQVALMIRDVTERRRVEQEMSFQKMALRELRHRIRNSLQMIAGITRSRSFEVSDLGAAQTALLDMANRVLSITATLDGIVQVSPEKVSLLQVLEQIRRYTLQTLLTPARGIAIQIQGEDVEVSADCATSVALVVNELVQNALKYAFPAGEAGVIRIEMQNNRPFCKVTISDTGVGFLPDAIRPGSMGLELAASIVREKLTGEWNIETGVSGTKISFDFLEK
- the eutB gene encoding ethanolamine ammonia-lyase, large subunit, heavy chain (Evidence 2a : Function of homologous gene experimentally demonstrated in an other organism; PubMedId : 10464203, 3905806; Product type e : enzyme) — translated: MKLKTTLNGKTFKFRDIKDVLAKANEPKSGDRYQGIAAETATERVAAKIVLSEFTVGDLTENPTIPYEKDEVTRVNIDGLNRPMYERFKNKTISELREWILDHQTTTEELCRSGRAFTGEVVAAVAKLMSTMDLVYGASKIVRPTKCITEIGLPGTLSYRCQANSPTDDVLGILIGVMEGLTYGCGDACLGINPVTDDAETTKRIADGLWNLVIKNAIPTQITVLSHITTQMEAARRGAPLSMFFQSIAGTQAANDNFGVNRALLEEAYALAREKCTGLGPNLLYFETGQGSEVSIDADEGVDEMTLEARTYGFGRFFNPFMVNNVSGFIGPETLYDGKEMIRANLEDHFMGKLIGLPMGMAPCYTNHTSITQDDQEMATALLAMAGANYYMGVPAGDDVMLSYQDTSFHDDATLRELTHRLPAPEFHKWMIKMGLMDERGILTRRAGDASIFLK